One Portunus trituberculatus isolate SZX2019 chromosome 22, ASM1759143v1, whole genome shotgun sequence genomic window, ctcccctaattctggctgacggttttggcactttttgtactctttggagagccagcgctcaagtgggctttttttctaactttctttttttttgcccttggctggccctcttccatacgtaaaaaaaaaaaaaaaaaacaaacaaacatggtAATTGAgtctctgcctgtctctgtttctctctctttgcctctgtctctctctctgtatcttttcCTCCGATACGTTTATCCCTTCTcgttgctactctctctctctctctctctctctctctctctctctctctctctctctctctctctctctctctctctctctctctctctctctctctctctctctctctctctctctctcttatctctttctctcttctcgttgCTATTGTCTCTCttactgtctctgtctctgtaccTGTTTCCGTTCTTCTAATAcctttctccattctcttcgctgttttcttgtccttattctctttatccttttcctatttctctgcatcattattttcatcctcctcttcttcctgttcctcctattCCCTGTGGTCATCCTTTatatcctcctctctttttttctccccatcttcttctttctcctcttcctcctccttgttatccTTCATTCCTGCACTTCATGAACACCGTGATGACCTACCTAGTGATAATCCTACAAGTGAAGGACACAGAAGAGGCGGATCCTAACAGACAAGACCTCCCTGCActgccaaataaaaaaaaaaaaaaaaaaatggtgatattTTGAAGTCTGGCGAATAATGACCGTCAGCATATTaatctacttattcattcatctgtttgtttatcgaTTCTGCCAACGCGTTTATCCATGTGTGTTTGTAAGGAAGATACGCCGTGCcggctcttccttccttcctaactaCTTGTCTTGGTAGTTAGTATACGCCCAGCCGGCTTCGTTATACCCTTCAGGTTTTCCTTTCCAAATGGTTAGTCTAATTAATCCTGGCTTAACATCATATATTCTGAGGGTGAGAGATCGTGGCATCCCGTCTCCCTCACAgtgttttttctcgtctttttatctatttttccatttGGTGTATAATTTTTACCTCTATATAAAGTTGCTCAATGAATTAATgcagactattttccaaggtttGTGAAATAAGGTTAGCTCAAATATACATGATTTTCAACTAGAATGGGTACATTATTGTACCTGAGACTGTTTGAATGAAGAGTGTGTGATAAGTGAGTCCTCCCACGCGACAGAGCTTGGCTGGGTTTAATAATTAGTGGTATTTAGTGGGAACAGGAGCATTGGTCAGTCGGGATTTGTTGAGCTGGCAATAGCCAAGgaagtagacacacacacatacactcacacacacacacacacacacacacacacacacacacacacacacacacacacacacacacacacggataattAGATTGGTGctactatcaatactactactacaactgctattactactactactactactactactactactactactactactactactactactactactgctaatattacTACAGCTACAAATAGCACCACTACTAAATaacattaatttcttcttttctataatATGTATCTTCCTACATTttcacctcctactcctcctcattttcctcctctaaaGATGAATTGGAGGTGAATGTGTTCCATATAGAACACCTTCAAGTCATAGAAAACCTACTTTATGCTGTAATGCTTGGATTAAGAGGAGTCGACCTGGCAACTCTAAGTGGCTGTTTGCTCTAAATAGAGAGCAAACAATTAATGTAATAACATTATATTATGTAATGATATTATGTGATGATCGATTTCGTCCCTGTATCGCGCACCTCGAAATGCGTTTTTTTTCGCTCATGGACGAGTGAAGCAAGGGATTCCTGACATCCTCACACACAAGCATTGACAGGCGAGCGTCCAGTGTCAAGAGTCCATAGTCACTGCAGCGTACTGTGTCTGCCCGCCGCCATGCTACCGTCAGACGCCCCATTGACAGTGTTGCCTTGGCGCATCCTGGTCCCTCTGCTGCAGCTGTATGGCTGCTTCCCATACAGGATATCTTCCACCAACTCTCCGCCAGTGTTCAGCCTCCCGCTGTGCCTGTGCAGCGTGGCCATGCAGTTATTGATTGTCGTTTTGTTCAGCAAGTGGTCCAGTGTGAACCACATATCATTCCTCTCAATGAACATGGGCACCGTCAGCTACATCTTTTCCAGCATAGTCATGGCGGTTTCattgtggctggctggctttatCCTGCTGATAAACAGTGGTGCAGTCGCTGCTCTGCTGCATGACCTGTCCCAGATGAAGAATGTCTTCTCGCCGTCCTGGCGCCATTGGTTGTGCAACGCGAGGACACTGCTGATGCTGGCATACGGGATTATTATAACATGCTTGTCTGTAACGTTCACCCTCTTCTCAGTAAGACCCTCTACTGTCTTGGAGACTTTGTTCCTCACAATGGCTGCAGTGGTCTGTTCTGTCATCTTCTGGCTGCCTATAGAGCTGTTCTACTCGGTGCTCGCCGTCCAGGCCCACCACCTTCTGGTCAATACGAAGGCTACTGCGACCAAGGTGTCCGCTTTTCTCGCCGGTAACGAGTCTTTTAAGTGCGAGAGTGACGTGAAGACGACGATGGCGGCGCTGGTGCACCTGGACGCTGTCATTCAGGAGGTAAGTGAAAGGAAGCGTTTCCAGTGGTGCACGGAATACAAAGAATTGGTCTTGCTACAATATTGTTCAAAAGTTCTGTTACTGAGCCACAAAACATATGTTAAAACTGCCATGTATTCAAGAATTAAACAGCTTCTAATAATTACAAAAATTGCACTATACAAAATGACACTGAAACTATTAGCTTGTGTTAGGAGCACCACCATGTTGTGGAATCTGCCGCCCAAAGAATATTTCAGAACGTGAGCAACCCggcaggtggaggtgaagcgggCGAAGACCACACGCCTGTTCTTCCCAATCATCAACATATTCTTCGTGATTGCGATCATGATGGCCATCACCAGCCCTTACACCATCATTCAAGGGAGCATTACAGGCGGCGGCACCTTCGGATCGTTACTATTAGCTTCCCACATCATGGGCAGCCTGTTTCACGCTGGCCAAATGTTCACCAGCCAGGTTAGCCTTCTCGCTTCACCGCGTGCCTCCTTTCAGGCGTCGATAGTTAAGTTAGATAGCTGGTTAATGAATGAGTGATAGTTAGATGGCTTATTAGCTTAATTGTTATCTAGCTAGCTATTTAGTTACATGGATTATCACTGTCActaaatcagtcagttagtgagggagggagggagggagggagggagggagggagtgacaaGTACTTGTTTAGTTAGTCTGGTAGCTAAATACTATCGAAGTCAGAGTTAATTAGTTCTTTAATCAAATAGTTAAACACTCACTGAGTTAGACAGTGTCAGGCAGTCTGACAGTTTATAAGTGAGCTCGTAATTTGTATTACTGTAATAGAttaatcagtcattcagtcagtcagttagtcatatAGTCAGTTAACAATTCTGTCTTCAGAATCAGTTCATAAATCAATCAATGAGTCATCACATGGCTTCCCCAGGTGAGTGAAGCCGAGGGAGTCTTGAAGCAGCTGAGAGCCAAGAGTCAGGACCTCAGTGTCAgcctgaaggtgtgtgtgtgtgtgtgtgtgtgtgtgtgtgtgtgtgtgtgtgtgtgtgtgtttgggggaagGGGAGACTAACTGTTGTCTTGAATCTATAATGTCTCGTAAGTGATCAGTTTATGAATTAACAATGTTTTCATTCGGAGTAATTTTGAGCAAACAGTTTCGAATATGAAATACTCTTACTATTTAtattacttccactactactactagtactactactactactactactactactactactactactagaactactacttctactactactactatttctactactactactactactactactactgttactcctactactactactactactactactactactactactattgttactactactactactactactactactactactactactattactactactactactactactactactactactgctgttgctcctgctgctactactactactattgttactactactactactactactactactactactactactactactactactactctaataacaacagtaataataacgataacaaagCGTCTATAAAGACAGGTGAAATATACAGGTGTCTTCTACAGGTGAACCTTGTGATGGGGAGTTTGTCGTCTTTACTTACCTTCGATGTGTGTGGCTGGTACACCCTCAGCTACTCCTCCCTCCTTGCAGTAAGTACCTTTGATCCTTTCTCGTATTGTTTGGATAGCGTTACAGTGACAAGACCTTTTTACTGCTAAcactccactctctcctcttccttctcttactcctagATCTTCAATACCATCGTGACCTACATTGTGATAATATTCCAAATAGGAGGAGCAGCCATCAAGAACTCATAAGCCCCGTAAGAAAAGTCATAGAAAACGGAGATAATCAAAGAGAAACTTCAATAAACCGAGGGCTTTGATGGGGGACTTGCAGGAAAatgtagaggaggaaaatggtgaAAGTTTGGgccgcagtttttttttttttttgtaccatgtgtgattttcacgggaatttatgggctaaagggatacttttttggggtacctcttatttcaaaacccaccgctaggaaaccattgccccgactgaggaaacccaacctacactcggaccctggacaggattcgaacccgtgcgcttctCAGACCCCTTAGcaggcatggttccactgtaccacggcggcccccaaaAGGGATATTTTATCTCATTTATGATGTAGAGAGTCTATATTAAACCACCACTATGCATGAAAACACTCCTGAAGACTCCACTAACATCCTCTGCAACATGTTCACGCTATGTTTGTGCATGAAGCACTTGATATTCACATGACAGACTCACAAACTCACGAATTTTCCATAGATTACGTGATTAATTTGcttcttattaatttattaatttatttattctttcatagAAAGGTGAAGCGAGTGTGCACACAGAGCCCAGATTGACACATGACTCACTCCTGTGGCTTCTCTTGTTTCGTTGTGTGTGCATCAACATCTGTAAAATGTAATGAACACGTATGTTACCGATGAGACACTTTGTACTTATCAacttggaataaaaaaaaaatttactttcaaaacacccttacgaatgaataataaataatgatggaaGATGATGAATTTCACTTATACTCTATTCTTTATTGATTGTCTTGTGTGGCGCACGTGTGGCTTTATCATTTAATAATGTTTGACCTGAGCTCCACGCTGAAAGGACTGGCAGAGACGTGAAGGATCTCCtagccatatttttttttttttttcttattgtttttcgtCGTTGTACCTGAGACTGTTTGAATGAAGAGTGTGTGATAAGTGAGTCCTCCCACGCGACAGAGCTTGGCTGGGTTTAATAATTAGTGGTATTTAGTGGGAACAGGGAAATTGGTCAGTCGGGATTTGTTGAGCTGGCAATAGCCAAGGaagtagaaacacacacacacacacacacacacacacacacacacacacacacacacacacacacacacacacacacacacacacacacacacacacacacacacggataattagattgctgctactattacaactactactataactgctattactactactactactactactactactactactactactactactactgctaatactactacaactacaactagcaCCACTACTAAATAACATactaattccttcctttctataatATGTATCTTCctacatcttctcttcctcctcctcctcctctaaagatGAATTGGAGGTGAATGTGCTCCATATAGAACACCTTCAATTCATAGAAAACCTACTTTATGCTGTAATGTTTGGATTGTGAGGAGTCGACCTGGCAACTCTAGGTGGCTGTTTGCTCTAAGTagagagcaaacaaattaatgtaaTAACATTCTATTATGTGATGATCGATTTCATTCTTGAATCGCGCACCTCGAAATGCGTTTTTTCCGGTCACTGACGAGCGAAGCAAGGGATTCCTGACATCCTCACACACGAGCATTGACAGGCGAGCGTCCAGTGTCAGGAGTCCATAGTCACTGCAGCGTACTGTGTCTGCCCGCCGCCATGCTACCGTCAGACGCCCCATTGACAGTGTTGCCTTGGCGCATCCTGGTCCCTCTGCTGCAGCTATATGGCTGCTTCCCATACAGGATATCTTCCACCAACTCTCCGCCAGTGTTCAGCCTCCCGCTGTGCCTGTGCAGCGTGGCCATGCAGTtattgatggtcattttgttcaGCAAGTGGTCCGGTGTGAACCACATATCATTCTTCTCACTGGACATGGGCACCATCTGCTACATCTTTTCCACCATAGTCGTGTTGGTTTCattgtggctggctggcttcatCCTGCTGATAAACAGTGTTGCAGTCGCTGCTC contains:
- the LOC123507533 gene encoding uncharacterized protein LOC123507533, coding for MLPSDAPLTVLPWRILVPLLQLYGCFPYRISSTNSPPVFSLPLCLCSVAMQLLIVVLFSKWSSVNHISFLSMNMGTVSYIFSSIVMAVSLWLAGFILLINSGAVAALLHDLSQMKNVFSPSWRHWLCNARTLLMLAYGIIITCLSVTFTLFSVRPSTVLETLFLTMAAVVCSVIFWLPIELFYSVLAVQAHHLLVNTKATATKVSAFLAGNESFKCESDVKTTMAALVHLDAVIQEVEVKRAKTTRLFFPIINIFFVIAIMMAITSPYTIIQGSITGGGTFGSLLLASHIMGSLFHAGQMFTSQVSEAEGVLKQLRAKSQDLSVSLKVNLVMGSLSSLLTFDVCGWYTLSYSSLLAKGEASVHTEPRLTHDSLLWLLLFRCVCINICKM